Proteins encoded by one window of Thalassoroseus pseudoceratinae:
- the sufB gene encoding Fe-S cluster assembly protein SufB produces MSTEVNQPVNPEASAAIGDYQYGFHDPTDKYVFTSRKGLDREIVAQISEMKNEPAWMRDMRFDALETFFQKPMPNWGGKLSELDFQDIYYFVRASDRQGKSWDDVPDDIRKTYDRLGIPEAEKKYLAGVKAQYESEVVYGSLQEDLEKQGVIFTDTDSALRDHEDLLREYYGTVIPPHDNKFAALNSAVWSGGSFIYVPPGVHIDFPLQAYFRINSENMGQFERTLIIVDEGASVHYVEGCTAPTYSSESLHSAVVEIVVKKNARCRYTTIQNWSDNVYNLVTKRAMAYGDSLMEWVDGNLGSRLTMKYPAIYLMEPGARGETLSIAFAGEGQHQDAGAKMVHCAPNTSSRIISKSISRAGGRSSYRGLVKVQNDAKHCKSNVVCDALILDSVSRSDTYPYIEVDEDDVAIEHEASVSKIAEEQLFYLMSRGLSEAEASSMIVTGFIEPLVKELPMEYAVEMNRLIELQMEGSIG; encoded by the coding sequence ATGTCGACCGAAGTCAACCAACCCGTGAATCCGGAAGCGTCCGCTGCGATCGGCGACTATCAATACGGCTTTCACGACCCAACAGATAAGTACGTCTTCACAAGTCGCAAAGGCTTGGATCGCGAAATCGTCGCTCAGATTTCAGAAATGAAGAACGAGCCGGCATGGATGCGAGACATGCGTTTCGACGCTCTTGAAACATTCTTCCAAAAGCCGATGCCGAACTGGGGTGGCAAGCTTTCGGAACTCGATTTCCAAGACATCTACTACTTTGTTCGAGCATCCGATCGGCAAGGCAAGAGCTGGGACGATGTTCCAGACGACATCCGCAAAACCTATGATCGGCTTGGTATTCCCGAGGCGGAAAAGAAATACCTAGCCGGTGTGAAAGCTCAGTATGAGTCCGAAGTGGTCTACGGATCGCTTCAAGAAGATCTCGAAAAGCAGGGTGTGATCTTTACAGACACCGACTCTGCATTGCGTGATCACGAAGACTTGTTGCGGGAATACTATGGCACCGTCATTCCTCCACATGACAACAAATTCGCTGCATTGAATTCAGCGGTTTGGAGTGGTGGATCGTTCATCTATGTGCCGCCGGGCGTCCACATCGACTTCCCGCTGCAAGCTTATTTCCGCATCAACAGCGAGAACATGGGGCAGTTCGAACGAACCCTCATCATTGTCGATGAAGGTGCCTCGGTGCACTATGTTGAAGGCTGTACGGCTCCGACTTACAGCAGCGAAAGTCTACACTCGGCGGTTGTGGAAATCGTCGTGAAGAAGAACGCTCGGTGTCGTTACACGACCATCCAGAACTGGTCTGATAACGTCTACAACCTCGTCACCAAACGGGCGATGGCCTATGGCGATTCGTTGATGGAATGGGTCGACGGCAACCTCGGCTCGCGATTGACGATGAAATATCCTGCCATCTACTTGATGGAACCCGGTGCTCGTGGTGAAACGCTCTCCATCGCTTTTGCTGGTGAAGGACAACACCAAGACGCTGGTGCCAAGATGGTGCACTGTGCTCCAAATACGAGTAGCCGAATCATCTCAAAAAGTATTAGTCGAGCGGGCGGACGGAGCTCCTATCGCGGCTTGGTGAAAGTGCAAAACGACGCTAAGCATTGTAAGAGCAACGTTGTCTGTGATGCATTGATTCTGGATAGCGTCAGTCGAAGCGACACATACCCGTACATCGAAGTCGATGAGGACGATGTCGCAATTGAGCACGAAGCGTCTGTGTCGAAGATTGCCGAAGAACAACTCTTCTATCTGATGAGTCGCGGACTCTCGGAAGCAGAAGCATCGAGCATGATCGTCACCGGCTTCATCGAGCCGCTTGTGAAAGAATTGCCGATGGAATATGCCGTCGAAATGAACCGATTGATCGAACTTCAAATGGAAGGTTCAATTGGGTAG
- a CDS encoding alkaline phosphatase family protein: protein MTSRAAKLVHAVPAAAGWVPTEIVVQAGQAITVTATGSITVDPGSEVCLDPAGTFLHTDEIIGRQFPLPAAGAGPAPCFSLIGRIGNQPPFFIGRGKSWIASHTGPLWLAVNDFHHADNTGEFVARIESGVLRPMSAENVIDQNMDLRLARANLNAMPGGAIPNAQVVVFYMDGLRPDVIREMAAMGHIPNINELFVSGGTWMSNAFTAFPSDTITSNATMWTGCFSDRHGVKGQVRFSRRLLHSDSYLDPLGPHRSSTTLSPVGWPKLTQKLHEKTVGLVSGDEAERVYRESRVTNVPPLYEHLRRVGKDWATGVLPMMTDTPPLLWSRSLVRHMCYFHTHEAWKYIDEANTHYTQFRLLDREHPVTVVWLPETDSVSHKKIRGQFGLTRRTIAEADRLIGQVVHQLREQNRLSRTYFMLISDHGHHGGRHQHLTHFDLANEFFFAPREISKDGRWSGGGMGLSVRQHRFSNRHPGDRGQEFVFIDGDFDGAARVFLPAAHYQSGQWMPRSKPAHLLSYRIADHLPPVNLVETLTSIETTQPSTGHRASPIDLVMMKLTDCSILISTRDRGKAVIERTQTNDGRWHYRYSVVDNVQPLSSGEVAWRAVPNPQVDPLGLLKFHRAETLSKFHDERTWLHLTLPTDYPDSVVTLTRHLLWQANLREREREYAPDLVVTARPGWYFGTSASPGTMHGHPLADAMRATLFMSGPTIRRGTRIDVPCRLADLTPTLLELTQTPYNASELEGSALRLIYDGSLPPEILSEHEPGTVRLSSAESLPPLPVAPPPEPLDDQTSRLQATPIRRAVQLRPVYWHDVDLQAWHPLAYRANPPYRYLPKSINKPDSPFDLNNIGRNLVTVTDINIVRLADDVASPLTGGGQPMLRRLERHDLWVRWKANCFLSGTARALDVSNVGLGDYTITALGNLSRIDRGIDELQVGASRLNRKAAGVFGRESLPGLKLVNGTIDAAQCVFRETYRFAQLVLIKLIDETALNVVEDGIDHAINSFHRVPSEVAVP, encoded by the coding sequence ATGACGTCACGCGCCGCCAAACTGGTTCACGCGGTGCCCGCGGCCGCAGGTTGGGTTCCAACTGAGATCGTCGTGCAGGCCGGCCAGGCAATTACGGTGACTGCGACTGGTTCCATCACCGTTGATCCGGGCTCCGAGGTGTGTCTCGATCCGGCCGGAACCTTTCTCCATACCGACGAAATTATCGGTCGACAATTTCCGCTTCCTGCCGCTGGAGCAGGACCGGCCCCGTGCTTCAGTCTGATTGGACGCATCGGCAACCAACCGCCTTTCTTCATCGGTCGAGGGAAAAGTTGGATCGCCAGTCACACTGGACCGCTGTGGTTGGCTGTGAACGATTTTCATCACGCCGACAACACGGGTGAGTTCGTAGCCAGGATCGAATCAGGCGTTTTGCGACCGATGTCCGCAGAGAATGTCATCGACCAAAACATGGATTTGCGTCTCGCGAGAGCCAATCTGAATGCCATGCCTGGCGGTGCCATTCCGAATGCTCAGGTCGTTGTGTTCTATATGGACGGTCTTCGACCAGACGTCATCCGCGAAATGGCTGCGATGGGGCATATTCCGAACATCAATGAGTTGTTCGTCTCTGGCGGCACGTGGATGAGCAACGCATTTACCGCGTTTCCGTCCGACACCATTACGTCCAATGCGACGATGTGGACGGGTTGTTTCTCCGACCGACATGGCGTGAAAGGGCAAGTGCGATTCAGTCGGCGATTGTTGCACTCCGATTCCTATTTGGACCCGCTCGGGCCGCACCGTTCGTCGACCACGCTCTCACCGGTCGGTTGGCCGAAGCTGACTCAGAAACTCCACGAGAAGACGGTCGGCCTGGTAAGTGGTGATGAGGCGGAACGGGTTTATCGGGAGTCCCGTGTCACCAACGTCCCGCCCCTCTATGAACACCTACGACGAGTGGGAAAAGACTGGGCCACCGGTGTGCTGCCGATGATGACGGACACGCCGCCGTTGTTGTGGAGTCGGTCATTGGTGCGTCATATGTGCTACTTTCACACCCATGAGGCATGGAAGTACATCGACGAAGCCAACACGCACTACACGCAATTCCGGCTGCTCGATCGAGAACATCCGGTGACTGTCGTTTGGCTGCCCGAGACAGACTCCGTAAGTCACAAAAAAATCCGAGGACAATTCGGGCTCACACGCCGAACGATTGCCGAAGCCGACCGGTTAATCGGCCAAGTGGTGCACCAATTGCGTGAGCAGAACCGATTGAGCCGCACCTATTTCATGCTGATCAGCGATCACGGGCACCATGGTGGACGGCATCAACACTTGACTCATTTCGATTTGGCAAATGAGTTCTTTTTTGCACCGCGAGAAATCTCCAAGGATGGCCGTTGGAGCGGTGGCGGAATGGGACTATCTGTTCGACAACATCGGTTCTCCAACCGGCATCCTGGGGATCGTGGGCAGGAGTTCGTTTTCATCGATGGCGATTTTGACGGGGCGGCACGTGTCTTTCTGCCAGCCGCACATTACCAATCTGGCCAATGGATGCCGCGATCCAAACCCGCTCATTTGCTGAGTTATCGTATCGCAGACCATCTGCCACCGGTCAATTTGGTCGAAACGCTCACATCCATTGAAACCACGCAGCCGAGCACCGGTCATCGAGCATCGCCAATCGACTTGGTCATGATGAAGCTGACGGATTGTTCGATCTTAATTTCCACTCGAGACCGTGGGAAAGCGGTGATCGAGCGGACGCAAACCAATGACGGACGCTGGCACTACCGGTATTCGGTGGTCGACAATGTCCAGCCGTTGAGTAGCGGCGAGGTGGCTTGGCGTGCGGTTCCAAATCCACAAGTTGACCCCTTAGGGCTCTTGAAGTTTCATCGTGCCGAGACATTGAGCAAGTTCCACGACGAACGGACCTGGCTCCATCTCACATTGCCGACAGATTACCCGGATAGCGTTGTCACCTTGACCCGACATCTTCTTTGGCAGGCGAACCTGCGGGAACGCGAACGTGAATACGCCCCTGATCTGGTCGTGACCGCGCGACCGGGCTGGTACTTTGGAACGTCCGCATCTCCGGGCACCATGCATGGTCACCCATTGGCTGATGCCATGCGAGCCACGTTGTTTATGTCCGGCCCCACGATCCGGCGTGGAACGCGAATTGACGTACCGTGTCGATTGGCGGACCTGACACCGACACTTCTTGAACTGACTCAAACACCGTACAACGCGAGTGAACTCGAGGGGTCGGCTCTGCGGCTGATTTACGACGGTTCTTTGCCGCCCGAGATTCTTTCGGAGCATGAACCAGGAACCGTCCGTTTGAGTTCGGCCGAGAGTCTTCCGCCGTTGCCGGTCGCTCCGCCGCCGGAACCGCTCGATGATCAAACTTCGCGCCTGCAGGCCACTCCCATCCGGCGTGCGGTCCAACTTCGTCCGGTGTATTGGCATGATGTCGACCTACAAGCTTGGCATCCGCTGGCGTATCGTGCGAATCCCCCGTATCGGTATCTGCCGAAATCCATCAACAAACCTGATAGTCCGTTTGACCTCAATAACATCGGTCGGAATCTGGTGACTGTCACCGACATCAACATCGTGCGTTTGGCGGACGATGTGGCGAGTCCGTTAACGGGCGGTGGCCAGCCAATGCTACGACGTTTGGAACGCCACGATCTCTGGGTCCGTTGGAAGGCAAACTGTTTTCTCAGCGGAACGGCCCGCGCGTTGGATGTTTCCAACGTAGGCCTCGGCGATTACACCATCACGGCCCTGGGGAACCTGTCACGAATCGATCGAGGAATCGACGAACTGCAAGTCGGTGCATCCCGTCTCAACCGTAAGGCTGCCGGTGTCTTCGGTCGAGAATCACTTCCGGGACTGAAACTCGTCAACGGCACGATTGACGCCGCCCAGTGTGTATTCCGTGAGACGTATCGATTCGCGCAGCTGGTACTGATCAAGTTGATTGACGAGACAGCACTCAACGTGGTCGAGGATGGCATCGATCATGCGATCAATTCCTTCCATCGTGTGCCGTCGGAAGTGGCTGTCCCGTAA
- a CDS encoding sugar phosphate isomerase/epimerase family protein, translating into MIDDDPEPPPAKPSKSSLVAKLFSGRSSAENRLEKTPDLKLSVNQITTYRWLFEDDIAGYRHAGIDGIGLWYPKLVEFGEDRAVDLLAESGLSVSSVSWVGGFTGRNGYAFDDAIREAKETIRTAARINAESVIVMSGSRAGHTANHARRLLIQGLDELAGFACEYGVRLAVQPMMRLYARDWTFLATLDETLAVLDECQFANVGMVFDAYHLWQEDRLLERIPEIAPRVSLLQLSDWHREPQSQYDQALIGDGQIPLDEILQAFVEAGYQRHCEVSVWSEELWKSDYEELLSQCRSRFDNLVAAPVS; encoded by the coding sequence ATGATTGACGACGATCCTGAACCTCCACCGGCAAAGCCGTCGAAGAGTTCGTTGGTTGCGAAATTATTTTCCGGTCGATCTTCGGCGGAAAATCGTCTTGAGAAGACACCTGATCTCAAGCTTTCGGTGAACCAAATTACGACGTACCGCTGGTTGTTCGAGGACGACATCGCAGGTTATCGTCATGCGGGAATTGATGGGATTGGGTTGTGGTACCCGAAACTCGTCGAGTTCGGTGAAGATCGAGCGGTCGATCTGTTGGCGGAATCCGGGTTGTCGGTTTCCAGCGTTTCTTGGGTTGGAGGTTTCACCGGGCGGAATGGCTATGCATTTGACGACGCCATTCGAGAAGCCAAAGAGACGATCCGCACCGCTGCACGAATTAACGCCGAATCGGTGATTGTGATGAGCGGCTCGCGAGCCGGTCATACCGCGAACCACGCTCGTCGACTCTTGATCCAAGGGCTCGACGAACTCGCGGGGTTTGCGTGCGAATATGGCGTGCGGTTGGCCGTTCAACCGATGATGCGACTCTACGCTCGCGATTGGACATTCCTCGCGACGCTTGATGAAACACTCGCCGTTTTGGATGAGTGCCAATTCGCCAACGTTGGGATGGTGTTCGATGCGTACCATCTTTGGCAAGAAGATCGGTTACTCGAACGCATTCCTGAGATCGCCCCGCGAGTTTCACTGCTTCAGCTCAGCGATTGGCACCGAGAGCCACAATCGCAATACGATCAAGCGCTGATTGGCGACGGCCAAATTCCGCTTGATGAGATTCTGCAAGCCTTTGTCGAAGCCGGGTATCAACGGCATTGTGAAGTGTCGGTCTGGTCGGAAGAACTGTGGAAATCCGACTACGAGGAGTTATTGTCGCAGTGTCGCTCACGGTTTGATAACCTAGTCGCAGCTCCGGTTTCGTAG
- a CDS encoding DUF3500 domain-containing protein — MTSETPRVNIETPRTEDVSRRRFVQTVGAGIGAAGVSRLSFANEKPAGKTPAKEPKSEQLVRKLYDSLDERQRKQIAFPWDHKKDGVPHRLHVRANWQITKPKVNSDFFTADQQDMIEAIFWGLYNPEWHPQIKKQLRDDAGGYGKSQSIALFGEPDSGKFEFVMTGRHLTIRCDGDSTDHFAFGGPIFYGHAAQSFTEKPDHPGNVFWPQALQANKLYEMLEDGKQRKQALVKTSPSEDDVHFEGAKGDFDGIAIRDLSSDQKEHVQKVLKTLIEPYRNSDQTEVMKCLKAQGGLDECHIAFYESDDVGEDEVWDTWRLEGPSFVWHFRGDPHVHVWVNVADDPSTKVSTG, encoded by the coding sequence ATGACTTCAGAAACTCCGCGTGTGAACATTGAAACCCCTCGAACGGAGGATGTCTCCCGACGGCGATTTGTCCAAACCGTTGGTGCGGGAATCGGGGCAGCCGGGGTGTCACGCCTGAGCTTCGCGAACGAAAAACCGGCTGGAAAAACGCCAGCGAAGGAACCGAAGTCGGAGCAGTTGGTTCGAAAACTCTATGACAGCCTCGACGAGCGACAACGGAAACAAATCGCGTTTCCTTGGGATCACAAGAAAGACGGTGTTCCCCATCGGCTTCATGTGCGGGCCAATTGGCAGATCACCAAGCCAAAGGTCAACAGCGATTTCTTTACCGCTGATCAGCAAGACATGATCGAAGCCATTTTCTGGGGGCTCTACAATCCCGAATGGCATCCGCAAATCAAGAAGCAGCTTCGAGATGATGCGGGGGGATATGGTAAAAGCCAATCCATCGCACTCTTCGGTGAACCCGACAGCGGTAAATTTGAATTCGTGATGACCGGTCGTCACCTCACCATCCGGTGTGATGGCGACTCGACCGATCATTTCGCATTCGGCGGCCCTATCTTCTACGGACACGCCGCACAAAGTTTTACCGAAAAGCCGGATCATCCAGGCAACGTATTCTGGCCTCAAGCATTGCAGGCAAACAAGCTCTACGAAATGCTCGAAGACGGCAAACAACGTAAACAAGCGTTAGTAAAAACTTCGCCGTCCGAAGATGATGTTCATTTCGAAGGTGCGAAAGGTGACTTCGACGGAATTGCGATTCGCGATCTGTCATCCGATCAGAAAGAGCATGTTCAAAAGGTCTTGAAGACACTCATCGAGCCCTATCGGAACTCGGATCAAACGGAAGTCATGAAGTGTTTGAAGGCCCAAGGCGGACTTGATGAATGTCATATTGCGTTCTACGAGTCCGATGACGTTGGAGAGGACGAAGTTTGGGACACGTGGCGACTGGAAGGTCCATCGTTCGTCTGGCATTTCCGTGGCGACCCACACGTTCACGTTTGGGTGAATGTGGCAGACGATCCTTCCACCAAAGTCTCGACTGGTTGA
- the sufD gene encoding Fe-S cluster assembly protein SufD translates to MTSATATAQLPSTFDEKALEEFLDSRDEPAWLTAQRRAAFAVFQEKSAAPLDPEEFKRVNLRTFRPEQFSLGTAAAATDHLGGMMQDRTDFAGRIVHVDGHCGDVSLESELEAKGVLFGNLADMVRDHAELIKPHLMTKAVQPETDRFSAWHAAFWTGGTFLYVPRNVEVNIPLYSLIALSNANCADLSHTLIILEDGAQATLLEETASADPDAPGLHVGAVELLIGKGARLRYTQLQNWNEKSYHLAHQCGRVAGDGFLQWTVGGLGSKVAHIHQDVHLDGRGAEAEVNGVTFSTHRQTLSYYTKQAHNAANTRSDLLYREVLRDRSRVAWRGMIRVEPDAQQTDGYQRSDALLMSDDARSDAIPGLEIEADDVRCTHAATAGRVDEEELFYCRSRGLSEYEAMHMIVEGFFHEVYDRIPVELVTNREDIEEQGAFEQEPIGLVRAVLSQAVEQKLGIGD, encoded by the coding sequence ATGACTTCCGCGACCGCAACAGCACAACTTCCATCGACGTTCGACGAGAAAGCACTCGAAGAGTTCTTGGATTCCCGTGACGAACCCGCTTGGTTGACCGCCCAACGACGAGCAGCGTTCGCGGTCTTCCAAGAGAAATCTGCCGCTCCTTTGGATCCGGAAGAGTTCAAGCGGGTCAATCTTCGAACTTTTCGCCCTGAACAATTCTCGCTGGGCACCGCCGCCGCGGCGACAGACCATCTCGGCGGTATGATGCAAGACCGAACCGATTTTGCCGGTCGGATCGTGCACGTTGACGGACATTGCGGCGACGTCTCTCTCGAGAGTGAACTCGAAGCAAAAGGCGTTTTGTTCGGTAACCTAGCCGATATGGTTCGAGACCACGCGGAGTTGATCAAGCCTCACCTGATGACCAAGGCCGTTCAACCGGAAACGGACCGGTTTTCTGCTTGGCACGCCGCCTTTTGGACGGGCGGAACCTTCCTCTATGTGCCTCGCAACGTTGAGGTCAACATTCCGTTGTATAGCTTGATCGCTCTTTCAAACGCGAACTGTGCCGATCTCAGCCACACTCTGATCATTCTCGAAGACGGTGCCCAAGCTACGTTGCTCGAAGAGACAGCCTCCGCTGATCCCGACGCTCCCGGCTTGCACGTAGGAGCCGTCGAACTGCTGATCGGAAAGGGAGCCCGATTGCGTTACACCCAGCTTCAAAACTGGAACGAGAAATCCTACCACCTTGCACATCAATGCGGGCGAGTCGCTGGCGACGGTTTCTTGCAATGGACGGTCGGTGGATTGGGATCGAAAGTGGCTCATATCCATCAGGATGTGCACCTCGATGGACGCGGAGCTGAAGCGGAAGTGAATGGGGTCACGTTCTCGACGCATCGCCAGACCTTGTCCTACTACACGAAACAAGCACATAACGCGGCCAACACACGAAGTGATCTCCTGTATCGGGAAGTCTTGCGAGATCGTTCGCGAGTCGCGTGGCGAGGAATGATTCGGGTCGAGCCGGACGCTCAGCAGACCGACGGCTACCAACGTAGTGATGCCCTTCTCATGAGTGACGACGCTCGAAGCGACGCCATTCCTGGCTTGGAAATCGAAGCCGACGACGTTCGTTGTACACACGCCGCTACGGCCGGCCGCGTCGACGAGGAAGAATTGTTCTATTGCCGGTCGCGAGGCCTCTCCGAGTACGAAGCGATGCACATGATTGTGGAAGGCTTCTTCCACGAGGTTTACGATCGCATCCCAGTCGAATTGGTTACGAACCGCGAAGACATCGAAGAACAAGGCGCCTTTGAACAAGAGCCAATCGGGTTGGTGCGGGCGGTATTGAGTCAGGCCGTCGAGCAGAAGCTCGGTATCGGCGACTAA
- a CDS encoding PTS sugar transporter subunit IIA, giving the protein MTTSNDPYSLDDLSKELGRDRREVEKAASRGRIPGRKVGGEWQFHPSEIRQWLEQAMRAFSDDELIALERSQKSVEINSDLPISKLLTPETIAVPLEGRTKRSILESLVEVAGRTWHVWEPATVLEAVQAREDTLSTAYESGVAVPHPRNPLPHVLGDSVIAFGRTSRGIPFGAPNGSLSDLFFLILCRDTRSHLQVLARLGRMLQQPAFIEGLRTAESADEVYGIICETEEKLT; this is encoded by the coding sequence ATGACGACCTCCAACGACCCGTATTCACTGGATGATTTGTCGAAGGAACTGGGACGCGACCGGAGAGAGGTGGAAAAGGCCGCTAGCCGAGGACGCATCCCAGGACGCAAAGTGGGCGGTGAGTGGCAGTTCCACCCTTCCGAAATTCGACAGTGGCTCGAACAGGCGATGCGGGCATTCTCGGATGACGAGCTCATTGCGTTGGAACGGTCGCAAAAATCCGTGGAGATCAACTCCGATTTACCGATCTCCAAACTGCTTACACCAGAGACAATTGCAGTCCCCTTGGAAGGCCGAACCAAACGGTCAATCTTGGAATCGTTGGTTGAAGTCGCTGGTCGGACTTGGCATGTCTGGGAGCCTGCGACGGTCTTGGAAGCAGTTCAAGCTCGTGAGGATACGCTTTCGACCGCGTATGAGTCCGGCGTTGCGGTGCCACACCCGCGAAATCCCTTGCCGCATGTCCTGGGTGACTCGGTCATCGCTTTTGGTCGAACGTCGCGTGGAATCCCTTTCGGTGCCCCAAACGGGTCACTGAGTGATCTCTTCTTTCTTATCCTCTGTCGCGACACTCGCTCCCATCTCCAGGTCCTCGCGCGGCTTGGCCGTATGTTGCAGCAGCCGGCATTCATCGAAGGACTGCGGACCGCTGAGTCCGCCGACGAGGTCTACGGTATCATCTGCGAGACGGAAGAAAAGCTAACCTGA
- a CDS encoding non-heme iron oxygenase ferredoxin subunit, with the protein MTIEWNQVATPDEIAPGNRKSLVVDDLPALLIRVGDDYFCIEDTCTHDGGEMTDGPVQDKEIVCPRHGARFSLETGAALCMPATEPIRTFEVDIRDDGIYVGF; encoded by the coding sequence ATGACAATTGAGTGGAACCAAGTAGCAACTCCTGACGAAATTGCTCCGGGAAACCGGAAGTCGCTCGTCGTCGATGACCTTCCGGCATTGCTAATCCGAGTGGGTGACGACTACTTTTGCATCGAAGATACCTGCACTCACGACGGCGGTGAGATGACCGACGGGCCCGTGCAAGACAAAGAGATTGTTTGCCCGCGACACGGCGCACGTTTCAGTCTCGAAACCGGTGCTGCCCTATGCATGCCCGCCACCGAGCCCATTCGTACATTCGAGGTGGACATTCGCGACGACGGTATTTACGTTGGCTTTTGA
- a CDS encoding metal-sulfur cluster assembly factor: MAEESQLVEALKQVIDPELMINIVDLGLVYDISQEERQVDVQMTLTSPACPAGPQIMQQAKMALERLEDVDEAKIQLVMSPPWTQERMTDDARDQLGIF, encoded by the coding sequence ATGGCTGAAGAATCTCAATTGGTGGAAGCCTTGAAACAGGTGATCGATCCAGAATTGATGATCAATATTGTCGATCTGGGTCTGGTCTACGATATCTCCCAAGAGGAACGTCAGGTTGATGTCCAAATGACTTTGACCAGTCCAGCGTGTCCAGCCGGTCCGCAAATCATGCAGCAGGCGAAGATGGCATTGGAACGGTTGGAGGATGTCGACGAAGCGAAAATCCAACTGGTGATGTCACCGCCGTGGACCCAAGAACGCATGACGGATGACGCCCGAGACCAACTCGGCATCTTCTAA